A segment of the Methanomassiliicoccaceae archaeon DOK genome:
GCTCTTCAGCCTGTTCGACGGCCTCGGGGAGCCGGGGGTGCTCCTGTGCATATTCGTCCTGTTCTTCATAGACGCCGTCATATTCCCCACTCTCCCGGAGGTGTTCTTCCTGCTGGGCCTGGATCAGAACCCGACAGTGTCTTTCGGATGCGAACTCCTGTTCGTGGCGATACTCGGCGAGCTCGCCGGAATCTTCCTGCTATACTACATCGTCAAGAAGATCAGGGTGCCGGCACGCATTTCGCGCATCGCCGAGAAATACATCAACTTCCTGGTGGTGAGCGATGAGAGGATAATCCTCGTCAACCGCATAGCCCCCATGATTCCGTTCCTCGGCGCATTCATCGCCCTCATCAAGACATGGGATCCGAGGAAATGCACGTTCTACATCGTGCTCGGATGCGTCCTGAAGTACGGAATCATAATGCTGGCAGGCAACTTCTTCTACGGCTACTTCGGAAGCGACACCGCCCAGACGGTTATGCTCGTCGCCATCGTCGCCGTCATCGTCATAAGCTTCATCGCATCATACGTCAAGAAGAGGAGAGCGGGGCTGGAATCATGAAGTTCGTAGACGTCAATCCATTCTTCTATCCGCATCACGGCGGCATCGAGACACGCATGCACGACACGGCCAGGCTCCTGGCAGCCAGGGGACACGACGTCACGGTGCTCACCGGCAGACTTCCGGACACCGCCGAGGAGGAGATGACGGAATTCGGATACAGGGTCGTCCGTCTGAAGTCCCGCTTCATCAACATATACAATCCGCCCTTCATAAGCTCCGAGGGAGTCCTGGAGGCCCTCAGGAGCATGGATGCGGATGCGGTGAACTACAACTACCGCTGGGCACCGTCCTACAACAAGGATCTCGGAAGATACGACGGCTACAAGGTGTTCACGTACCACAACATGTGGGGCGAGGGCACCGGGCTGACGGGGAAGGTCTCCGAGATCAACGACAACGGATTCCGCAAGACCCTGGAGACGTTCGACCACATCGTCTGCGTCAGCGACTACGTGAGGAACGACCTGATACGCAGAGGACTGCCTGCGGAGAGGATGACGACCATCCCCACCTGCCTGGACCTGCCTCCCGAGAAAGAGACTTCTGAGGGAGACTACATCCTGTCGCTGGGAAGGCTAGTCAAAACGAAGGGTCTCGACAGCCTGATAGAGGCCATGAAGAGCGTCGACTGCAGACTGATCATGTGCGGGAAGGGACCCGAATCCAAGAACCTGGAGAAGCAGGTCGCGAAACTGGGGCTCGGAAACAAGGTGGAGTTCCGCGGATACGTGTCTGAAGAGGAGAAGGACTCCCTGATGAGATCCTGCAGGCTCTTCGTCATGCCGTCGCTTTTCGAATCGTTCGGTCTGGCGGCACTGGAGGTCCTCGGATACGGAAGACCGCTGGTCTACGGCGACGTCAACGGCCTGCCGGACACGGTCGGGAACGGCGGTATCGCAGTGAAGCCGGGAGACCCCGGGAGCATAGCCGAGGGGATCAACAGACTTCTCGGCGACGACGCCCTGAGGACGGAGCTCGCCGGCAACGCACGCAGACAGGCTGAGAAATACACCTGGGACAGGTACATCCCGGAGTACGAGAGGGTTCTGTCCGCGGGAAAGCAATAAGACGGCCCCGAGGGCCGCGTTTTTCAAAGTGCGTTCAGCGCCTTGACGTAATGCTCGGGCTTGCTCCTCTCGATGAGCTCCTCGACCTGGTCGGAACCTCCGACGACGCCGACGTTGCCGTTGGATGTGGAGAGGAGTGCGTACGCGGACTGCCCGCTCTCGGGGATCAGCTCCGCCTCGTAGACGTCCTGGAGCTTCTGGAGCCTCCCGATGGCGGTCAGCGCGGCATCGTGGCTGATGACGGAGAGGACCATCCTGGACTTCCCCGGGAGCTCGCATTTGCCGACGACGATGGTCTCGACGTTGATCTTGTTGCGTGTGAACTCGCCCATGACCCTCTGCATGACACCGAATTCGTTCTTGACGATGAGTGAGATGACGTGCATGTTTCCCGGATTCGCAACAGGCTCGCCGTATTTGGTTCTATGGTGACATTGAGAAATCCATGAAGACAAAGGATAGCTAGCCAATGCATAGCATAGTAAGTTTTTCCTGTTCTCGGTTGAACAACTATGAGGATGACTTACTTTTTCAACCTTCCAAATCAATTGTAATTTGCGACTAATGTTAAGTTTATAATCTTATGTTCATTCAGTAGCAGATGTGGAGTAATCTGAGAGCTAAACCTAGTTCAAATAACAAACAAGAAAGAGATTCCAATTTTGAGATTCTCAGAATAGTCGCAATGATGATGATTATTCTCCATCACATCGCATTATATGGCGGATGGCCCCTAGATGTTGGTCAAACCTTTAACCTGTCTATAGACTCGTTCTTCATCCAGTTTATTCACCACTTTGGAAAGATAGGCGTCTGGATCTTTGTTCTCATAACAGGATATTACATGGTATGCTCCAAATCCCAGATTATTCCCAAATTTCTGAAACTGTTTCTACAGATATACACCACATCAGTACTCGTAGATGTGATTTTCATCGTGTTCGGAGGGGTTCCGGCCAATTCTATTCATTGGCAAAACGATCTGCTGCCAGTGTTGTCTGGAAAATGGTGGTTTGCATCCACATATCTCATAGCGCTTCCATTCTTCCCATTCGTTAACAAAATGCTCAATTCACTCGATAGGGGATCACATCTAACCCTAATTTTACTGTTGTTGATAGTATGGTTCGTAATTCCAACGTTTACACACAGTGGCATGTATGGCAGTTTCGTCATAATGTTCTTCACAATGTACACGATAGGTGCCTACATCAAATTATATCCAAAATCATTTGAAAGGAGTGTAAAAGAATACGGATTGTGGACCATAATCTCCATAACATTGCTGGCCACTCTAATAGCTCTTGCAAATCTGATTGGCCCCTTAGATGGTTTTAAACCATTTGAGACAACACTGGCATGGGGCAATGATAGCAGCATCATGGTTGTCATAATAGCAGTACTTACATTCCTTACTTTTAAACAAACTAACGTTGGCCACATACACTGGGTAAATGTGTTTGCGTCGACAATGTTTGGTGTTTATCTACTTCAAGAACACGATCAATTTAGAGCGTGGATTTTCGAATGGATGGACATAGGAAGCCACTACGGATCCCCCGATCTAATTTTGTATGTGTTTGGCTGTATGCTAGTTATACTGGTCTTGTGCGCAATTCTGGAATATGTAAGAATGCAGACTGTTGATCGCGCTACATCCAGATTAATACCGCCATTCACAAAAGCAATTCGCAAAACATTGTCGTGTTTGGTAGGAACAGATAATACAAGCCCACAGTGAGGCAAACATTGTACTTCGATACATCGGGTAAACAACTGCCGTGAGACACAATTTTATATGGGTTATTCGTGCAAAAAGCGGTTCAGATCGTATGACGGAGTCCGAAAACACAAAAATGGACATCGCAATCGGAATTTGCGCCTACAATGAGTCCCAGAACATCGAACGCTGCATCCGCTCCATATATGAGCAGGATACTCGCAACGTCAACGTGAAGGAGGTCCTGGTCGTCTCCAGCGGAAGCACGGACGGAACCGACGACATCGTACGCAGACTGATGGTCGAATACGACAACCTCACTCTCCTGCCCCAGGAAAAGCGCGAGGGCAAAAACTCCGCCATCAACTGCTACCTGGACCACAAGACCTGCGACATCGTCGCGATGTACAACGCGGACAACGTCTTCATGACGAGGGACTCCCTGTACAAACTGGTCGAACCCTTCTTCGACCCGCAGGTCGGCATGGTCGGCGGGCATCCGATCCCCACCAACGACAAGAGCACCAAGGTCGGGTTCGCCACCCACATGCTCTGGACCATGCATCACAACCTCGCCCTTATCTACCCGAAGATCGGGGAGCTGGTGGCGTTCAGGGACATAGGCACGCGCCTCCCCACGGACATGCAGTCAGACGAGGACCTTATCAGGATGCGCCTGGAGGAGGCCGGGTACAAATGTGTGTACGCGCCGGAAGCCACCATACTGAACCACGGCCCGGACACGGAGGAGGACTTCTACAAGCAGAGGCTCAGGGTGAACATCGGCGAGTGCACCATGAAGCAGATGCACGACTACGACATCCCCTCGTGGAACAAGAAGTACGTCATCAAGGCGATGATGGGCACCATCCACGATCTCGGATTCCACCCGTTCAAGATGCTCTACGCCATCAGACTGGAGCTCAGATCCAGGAAGGAGGCGGAGGAGCATGTCAAGAGGGGCGAAGACCGCATGAGCGTGTGGGAACCCATCAGGACCACGAAGAAGCTCTGATTCAGACCTTCCTTCCCTCGTCCAGAATCTCTCCGGGCCCGACCACCGTGTTGTCGGCCAGGACGGCGTTCCTCACAACAGCCCCCTCCCCCACAGAGCAGCCGTCACCCAGTATGGTGTTCTCCAGAGTGGCCCCGTCAATTGTGCAGTTCCTCATCACGAGGACACGGTCGAGTCTGGAACCGGAGACCGACGAACCTGCGAGGACGACGGAGTCCTTCAGCCCGGAACCGGCAACACTGGAACCCGCACCCATGTAGAACGGCCCCTCGATCTCCGATCCGCCGGCGTCCCAGAGGGCATCCCCGTACTCGGCGGATGCGACCGCGAGGTTTGCACCCAACAGGTCGTGGGGCCTGCCGACGTCCATCCAGATTCCGCTGATCTGGAAGCCCTGTATGCGGTGCCCCTCCGCCATGAGCATCGGGACGAGGTCCTTCGAGAAGTCGAAGAACGTTTTCTCCGGGACATAGCCCAGAACCGACCTGTTCAGGACGTAAACCCCGGCATTGATCAGATTGGAGAACACCTCCTCGGGCTTCGGCTTCTCCTTGAACTCCGTGATGCGGCCGTCTGGCTGTACCCTGGCGATGCCGAACTCGCAAGGGTTGTCGACCGGAGTGAGAGATATCGTCACCGATGCACCGGAATCGATATGCTCCCTAATCTCCGATGCGACATCCACGGATGCGAACACATCGCCGTTGGCCGCCACGAACACGTCGTCGAGACGGTCCTCCACCAGCTTCATCGCTCCGCCTGTGCCGAGCGGCTCGTCCTCGTAAGAGTAGATGATGCTGAGGCCCAGGTCCGAACCGTCGCCGATAGCCTCCCTCATCTGCTCGGACTTGTAGCCGCAGGCGAGGATGACCTCCTCTATGCCCGCCCTTGCCAGAGACCTGAGCAGATACCACAGGCACGGCCTGTCCGCCACCGGCAGGATGATCTTGGGACGGGTCTCCGTCAGAGGCAGGAGCCTCGTTCCCTTTCCACCGACCATCACGACAGCCTGTCTAACCTTGCCTTCCATAGCCTCACTTCCTCGGTCTGACCATCTTCACGACGTTGATGTCCGTCGGGACGCCCATCGCGGTGGCAACCGGAACGCACTTCGTCCTCAAAATATGAACTATGGGCACATCGAGGTTCCTGTCCGAGGTGGCCTCGAAGTTCGCCATGCCCTTGGCTATGATCAGCCCGCATGAGCGTATCTCTTCGGCGAGATCCCCGGGAACGTCGTCCCAGTCGATGCCGATGTAGAACTTCCCGGTGGACAGCAGCCTGTCGACCTCCTCATCCATACCTATGCGCAGAGCATCCTCCATTGTCACATCGTTCAGGATCGGTGCGCCGCGGACCACGCCGACGACGCGCTTGCCCATGCGACGGAGCTGTCTGATCAGGACCTTGTCGAGCTGGGACTCGCCGCAGTTATCGAACATGTAGACCACTCCGGCCACATTGTCCAGCTCCTCCCTGAGCTCGTCCGTGTCGTCGTGGCCCAGGCCCTGCGACATCATCCCGTCGAACACCGACATGAACTGATGCGGGTCATCTATCGCCGAGCCGGCACCGAAATCCATGATGTTCCCGACCACGGCGGCCATTATGGCCGCACAGAGCGGATCGTCAGACGACTCAACGGCATCCTCCAGCATCCTCTCGTAAGACGCCGCCACCTCGTCCGCCTCCTCCTTTATCCTGCGATAGGGGTCGTCCGAGCCCAGCGCGGCGTATGCACGGGAATGGACATCCGTGGCTATGACCACAGAGGGAGTGTCTGGATCCATGCCCTCGGAGAGGGCGTCGACGGCGGCCTTCACGGACTCGAACTCACGCCCGTTGCCTTCGAGACGCGACTGGAAGAGGACGCGCCTCATCAGACACGGGGCGCAATCGGCGGTGAACCTCATATGAACAGCATCCTTAGAATCAGAAGTTCCCGCGGATGACGCCGCGGGGCGTTTTTCTTAACGTGTGGGGTTTCCCCCACGTTTGGAACCGTCTCAGACGACGGTGTTGGAGACGCACTCGACGTTCTCGATTCCGGGAATGGCGCGGAGAGCGTCCTCGAGCTTTCCACCGACCTCTTCGTCAGAGTCGTCGATGAGGAATCCCGCGTTGACCTTCATGAGTCCGAAGGCGACGGGGAGGATCTTGGTCTCCAGGAGCTTGACTCCTGCGGGGAGGACTCCGGAGAGCTGGGCGATGACGTTGTCGAGGTCGACCTCTGTGCTCTCGGGCATCAGGTCGTAAGCTGCAGCGATCTGTCCCATCTCAGCACCTCACGGTCCGATGAATCCGCATTTCTTGCATTCGTAGGAAACGCCCTGGTCGCGGCACTGGTCGCACCTTCCGATCTCGTACTCACCGCAGCGGGGGCACTTGAAGAAGGTGTTTCCCTTGCCAACCAGTCTCTTTCCACAGGAAGAGCATATTTTATCGGCTGCCATACGCACGCGATTAGATTTCTTATATTTAAATAAGAACGTTAAAATTCATAGCGGTTTCGACGACGTGCGACATCGGCTGCGTTCGGCGGGATACATCTCGTAGTAGTCCACGCCGTACATCTTGGCGACGATCTTCGCGG
Coding sequences within it:
- a CDS encoding acetolactate synthase, with the protein product MHVISLIVKNEFGVMQRVMGEFTRNKINVETIVVGKCELPGKSRMVLSVISHDAALTAIGRLQKLQDVYEAELIPESGQSAYALLSTSNGNVGVVGGSDQVEELIERSKPEHYVKALNAL
- a CDS encoding DUF1610 domain-containing protein codes for the protein MAADKICSSCGKRLVGKGNTFFKCPRCGEYEIGRCDQCRDQGVSYECKKCGFIGP
- a CDS encoding translation elongation factor EF-1beta, whose amino-acid sequence is MGQIAAAYDLMPESTEVDLDNVIAQLSGVLPAGVKLLETKILPVAFGLMKVNAGFLIDDSDEEVGGKLEDALRAIPGIENVECVSNTVV
- a CDS encoding glycosyltransferase, giving the protein MKFVDVNPFFYPHHGGIETRMHDTARLLAARGHDVTVLTGRLPDTAEEEMTEFGYRVVRLKSRFINIYNPPFISSEGVLEALRSMDADAVNYNYRWAPSYNKDLGRYDGYKVFTYHNMWGEGTGLTGKVSEINDNGFRKTLETFDHIVCVSDYVRNDLIRRGLPAERMTTIPTCLDLPPEKETSEGDYILSLGRLVKTKGLDSLIEAMKSVDCRLIMCGKGPESKNLEKQVAKLGLGNKVEFRGYVSEEEKDSLMRSCRLFVMPSLFESFGLAALEVLGYGRPLVYGDVNGLPDTVGNGGIAVKPGDPGSIAEGINRLLGDDALRTELAGNARRQAEKYTWDRYIPEYERVLSAGKQ
- a CDS encoding DUF89 family protein; the protein is MRFTADCAPCLMRRVLFQSRLEGNGREFESVKAAVDALSEGMDPDTPSVVIATDVHSRAYAALGSDDPYRRIKEEADEVAASYERMLEDAVESSDDPLCAAIMAAVVGNIMDFGAGSAIDDPHQFMSVFDGMMSQGLGHDDTDELREELDNVAGVVYMFDNCGESQLDKVLIRQLRRMGKRVVGVVRGAPILNDVTMEDALRIGMDEEVDRLLSTGKFYIGIDWDDVPGDLAEEIRSCGLIIAKGMANFEATSDRNLDVPIVHILRTKCVPVATAMGVPTDINVVKMVRPRK
- a CDS encoding glycosyltransferase; amino-acid sequence: MTESENTKMDIAIGICAYNESQNIERCIRSIYEQDTRNVNVKEVLVVSSGSTDGTDDIVRRLMVEYDNLTLLPQEKREGKNSAINCYLDHKTCDIVAMYNADNVFMTRDSLYKLVEPFFDPQVGMVGGHPIPTNDKSTKVGFATHMLWTMHHNLALIYPKIGELVAFRDIGTRLPTDMQSDEDLIRMRLEEAGYKCVYAPEATILNHGPDTEEDFYKQRLRVNIGECTMKQMHDYDIPSWNKKYVIKAMMGTIHDLGFHPFKMLYAIRLELRSRKEAEEHVKRGEDRMSVWEPIRTTKKL
- a CDS encoding NTP transferase domain-containing protein, with product MEGKVRQAVVMVGGKGTRLLPLTETRPKIILPVADRPCLWYLLRSLARAGIEEVILACGYKSEQMREAIGDGSDLGLSIIYSYEDEPLGTGGAMKLVEDRLDDVFVAANGDVFASVDVASEIREHIDSGASVTISLTPVDNPCEFGIARVQPDGRITEFKEKPKPEEVFSNLINAGVYVLNRSVLGYVPEKTFFDFSKDLVPMLMAEGHRIQGFQISGIWMDVGRPHDLLGANLAVASAEYGDALWDAGGSEIEGPFYMGAGSSVAGSGLKDSVVLAGSSVSGSRLDRVLVMRNCTIDGATLENTILGDGCSVGEGAVVRNAVLADNTVVGPGEILDEGRKV
- a CDS encoding acyltransferase family protein — encoded protein: MWSNLRAKPSSNNKQERDSNFEILRIVAMMMIILHHIALYGGWPLDVGQTFNLSIDSFFIQFIHHFGKIGVWIFVLITGYYMVCSKSQIIPKFLKLFLQIYTTSVLVDVIFIVFGGVPANSIHWQNDLLPVLSGKWWFASTYLIALPFFPFVNKMLNSLDRGSHLTLILLLLIVWFVIPTFTHSGMYGSFVIMFFTMYTIGAYIKLYPKSFERSVKEYGLWTIISITLLATLIALANLIGPLDGFKPFETTLAWGNDSSIMVVIIAVLTFLTFKQTNVGHIHWVNVFASTMFGVYLLQEHDQFRAWIFEWMDIGSHYGSPDLILYVFGCMLVILVLCAILEYVRMQTVDRATSRLIPPFTKAIRKTLSCLVGTDNTSPQ